Proteins from one Calonectris borealis unplaced genomic scaffold, bCalBor7.hap1.2 HAP1_SCAFFOLD_347, whole genome shotgun sequence genomic window:
- the LOC142077626 gene encoding Golgi-associated RAB2 interactor protein 5A-like, giving the protein MGRLWRCLAQGEYGHLRDCPLFESDFLQVTRSGEAASRVTVGIAATSPLLPLPDLMLLARPVPASPPQTEELQLFGLLPLSCVRLSLHSHQCHQLRARLVTGRTFYLQLLAPPRRLHRLFARWIRLLFLLRDPGGCPPGPPDPRGLPGVVGDPRDPPGDRAEL; this is encoded by the exons ATGGGCCGGCTGTGgcgctgcctggcccaggggGAGTACGGGCACCTGCGGGACTGCCCGCTCTTCGAGAGCGACTTCCTGCAG gtGACGCGGAGCGGCGAGGCGGCCAGCCGGGTGACGGTGGGCATCGCCGccaccagccccctcctcccgctccccgaTCTGATGCTGCTGGCGCGGCCGGTGCCGGCGTCGCCCCCCCAAACCGAGGAGCTCCAGCTCTTCGG GCTGCTGCCGCTGTCctgcgtccgtctgtccctccaCAGCCACCAGTGTCACCAGTTGCGGGCGCGCCTGGTTACCGGTCGCACTTTCTACCTCCAGCTGCTGGCGCCGCCCCGACGCCTCCATCGCCTCTTCGCCCGCTGGAtccggctcctcttcctcctccgtgACCCCGGTGggtgccccccgggacccccagacccTCGGGGACTCCCCGGGGTGGTGGGGGACCCtcgggacccccctggggacagggcgGAGCTGTGA